In a genomic window of Clavelina lepadiformis chromosome 7, kaClaLepa1.1, whole genome shotgun sequence:
- the LOC143465578 gene encoding uncharacterized protein LOC143465578, which yields MTPSRFSFKRRRRQENEKGDEDNLERQQKRRKKKLKLKTLMWLTKKSRETQKPDKNQQQTLRRTFSVPCVHEKTPYITELFAHPSKSVERLRFPAVTVVNNNDAIYMDTYEPPTKDDLNNSVEQDKKNEEEKKERNTEESSQKSVEIFKEDSDVVIAPAFIGNGKDLTDHHTKKIDIEEESSFSEETLLNKKRRKSLDKLKSFGFISAVIIGLLLITILVLLADKITVLLSCPRLQQTSNTSSTTLPNVNAEQDLLSNP from the exons ATGACTCCTTCTAGGTTTTCATTCAAGCGACGCCGTCgacaagaaaatgaaaaaggtGACGAAGATAACTTGGAACGACAACAAaagagaagaaagaaaaaattaaaacttaagaCATTGATGTGGTTGACTAAGAAAAGTCGGGAAACACAAAAACCTGACAAGAATCAGCAACAAACGTTAAGAA gAACTTTTAGTGTTCCTTGTGTACATGAGAAGACACCTTATATAACAGAACTGTTTGCTCATCCTTCAAAGAGTGTAGAACGTCTAAGATTTCCAGCAGTAACTGTAGTGAATAACAATGACGCCATCTACATGGACACTTATGAACCACCGACAAAAGATGACCTTAACAATAGCGTCGAACAGGATAAGAAAA ATGAAGAGGAAAAGAAAGAGAGGAATACAGAAGAAAGTAGTCAAAAATCTGTAGA GATTTTTAAAGAAGACAGTGACGTTGTAATTGCCCCGGCTTTCATTGGAAACGGTAAAGATTTGACTGACCACCATACAAAAAAAATCGATATCGAAGAAGAGTCGTCGTTTTCGGAGGAAACACTTCTAAATAAAAAGCGTAGGAAGAGTTTGGATAAGTTAAAATCATTTGGATTCATCTCAGCAGTCATCATTGGGTTGCTGCTGATAACGATCTTGGTACTTCTTGCAGACAAAATAACCG tGTTACTGTCTTGCCCTAGGCTTCAACAAACTTCCAAC ACATCAAGTACAACATTGCCTAACGTGAACGCTGAACAAGATTTGTTAAGTAATCCTTAA
- the LOC143465383 gene encoding uncharacterized protein LOC143465383: protein MTPSRFSFKRRRRQENEKGDEDNLERQQKRRKKKLKLKTLMWLTKKSRETQKPDKNQQQTLRRAFSVPCVHEKTPYITELFAHPSKSVERLRFPAVTVVNNNDAIYMDTYEPPTKDDLNNSVEQDEINEEEKKERNTEESETEESSQKSVEIFKEDSDVVIAPAFIGNGKDLTDHQTKIDIEEESSYSEETLPKMRSRKSLHKLKSFGFISAVIIGLLLITILVLLADKITVLLSCPRFQQNSNTISTTLPDMNAGQEWLNILQTNQPILNDESGIDARPGSTTGNRIGIYSASAGNNKTENLYFDVPIFWRTTQLPFNVFVDRSYDSRGIPFRNVKHEKFIERSWRFFFTAIGFKHFTYSAIPKQWKEFLQWEVRVNATLTDDNIATLRWLGFFERKYRIQKVAFQTCFKRVLCSYFRHWIDIGAHNLYGYFFSFSFTDELYDLVQAHPEIAPKKPTSKYILPGLDICHKDKIFKYALTDMRVVKRFFNAHTELVEEKETIEQDAYDYDQYYDSYLFHHYDLSRHYWKFGDGNIYPSGKFFLYD, encoded by the exons ATGACTCCTTCTAGGTTTTCATTCAAGCGACGCCGTCgacaagaaaatgaaaaaggtGACGAAGATAACTTGGAACGACAACAAaagagaagaaagaaaaaattaaaacttaagaCATTGATGTGGTTGACTAAGAAAAGTCGGGAAACACAAAAACCTGACAAGAATCAGCAACAAACGTTAAGAA gAGCTTTTAGTGTTCCTTGTGTACATGAGAAGACACCTTATATAACAGAACTGTTTGCTCATCCTTCAAAGAGTGTAGAACGTCTAAGATTTCCAGCAGTAACTGTAGTGAATAACAATGACGCCATCTACATGGACACTTATGAACCACCGACAAAAGATGACCTTAACAATAGCGTCGAACAGGATGAGATAA ATGAGGAGGAAAAGAAAGAAAGGAATACTGAAGAAAGTGAAACAGAAGAAAGCAGTCAAAAATCTGTAGA GATTTTTAAAGAAGATAGTGACGTTGTAATTGCCCCGGCTTTCATTGGAAACGGTAAAGATTTGACTGACCACCAGACAAAAATCGATATAGAAGAAGAGTCGTCGTATTCCGAGGAAACACTTCCAAAAATGAGGAGTAGGAAGAGTTTACATAAGTTAAAATCATTTGGATTCATCTCAGCAGTCATCATTGGGTTGCTGCTGATAACGATCTTGGTACTTCTTGCAGACAAAATAACCG tatTGTTGTCTTGTCCCAGGTTTCAACAAAATTCCAAC ACAATAAGTACAACGTTGCCTGACATGAACGCTGGACAAGAATGGCTTAACATTCTTCAAACTAACCAACCGATTTTAAATGATGAAAGTGGAATAGACGCAAGGCCGGGATCTACAACTGGGAACAGGATTGGCATCTACTCAGCGTCTGctggaaataacaaaacagaaaatctATATTTTGACGTTCCAATATTTTGGCGTACCACACAATTACCTTTTAAT GTATTTGTGGATCGTTCTTATGATTCTCGCGGCATACCATTTAGAAACGTAAAGCACGAAAAATTCATCGAGAGGTCG TGGAGGTTCTTCTTCACAGCAATAGGATTCAAACATTTTACCTACTCAGCCATTCCTAAACAATGGAAAGAATTTCTTCAATGG GAAGTTAGAGTTAACGCAACTTTAACTGACGACAATATTGCAACACTGAGATGGCTTGGTTTTTTTGAGAGAAAATACAGAATTCAAAAAGTAGCTTTCCAAACTTGCTTTAAAAGAGTACTATGTTCATACTTTCGTCATTGGATAGACATCGGTGCACACAATCTTTACGGttattttttcagtttctCTT TTACAGATGAACTGTATGATCTCGTGCAAGCTCATCCAGAGATAGCTCCAAAAAAGCCGACTTCAAAATATATTCTTCCCGGTCTAGATATTTGTCATAAAGACAAGATTTTCAAGTACGCTTTGACAGATATGCGCGTTGTAAAGCGTTTTTTCAACGCTCACACAGAATTagttgaagaaaaagaaacgaTTGAACAAGATGCTTACGACTATGATCAATATTACGACAGCTATCTATTTCACCACTACGATTTATCACGTCATTATTGGAAATTTGGAGACGGCAATATTTATCCAAGtggaaagtttttcttgtacGATTAA
- the LOC143465355 gene encoding uncharacterized protein LOC143465355 isoform X1, whose product MTPSRFSFKRRRRQENEKGEEENLDRQQKRRKKKLKLKTLMWLTKKNGETQKPDKNQQQTLRRAFSVPCVHEKTPYITELFAHPSKSVERLRFPAVTVVNNNDAIYMDTYGPPTKDDLNNSVEQDKKNEEEKKERNTKESSQKSVEIFKEDSDVVIAPAFIGNSKDLTDHQTKKIDIEEESSFSEETLPNKRRRKSLDKLKSFGFISAVIIGLLLITILVLLADKITEVLELLCEDRLTGYMLQWKLESITNASSKFLNTVACYTHFPFYSTKKNTMPLF is encoded by the exons ATGACTCCTTCTAGGTTTTCATTCAAGCGACGCCGTCgacaagaaaatgaaaaaggtGAAGAAGAGAACTTGGACCGACAACAAaagagaagaaagaaaaaattaaaacttaagaCATTGATGTGGTTGACTAAGAAAAATGGGGAAACACAAAAACCTGACAAGAATCAGCAACAAACGTTAAGAA gAGCTTTTAGTGTTCCTTGTGTACATGAGAAGACACCTTATATAACAGAACTGTTTGCTCATCCTTCAAAGAGTGTAGAACGTCTAAGATTTCCAGCAGTAACTGTAGTGAATAACAATGACGCCATCTACATGGACACTTATGGACCACCGACAAAAGATGACCTTAACAATAGCGTCGAACAGGACAAGAAAA ATGAAGAGGAAAAGAAAGAGAGGAATACAAAAGAAAGCAGTCAAAAATCAGTAGA GATTTTTAAAGAAGACAGTGACGTTGTAATTGCCCCAGCTTTCATTGGAAACAGTAAAGATTTGACTGACCACCAGACAAAAAAAATCGATATAGAAGAAGAGTCGTCGTTTTCCGAGGAAACACTTCCAAATAAAAGGCGTAGGAAGAGTTTAGATAAGTTAAAATCATTTGGATTCATCTCAGCAGTCATCATTGGGTTGCTGCTGATAACGATCTTGGTACTTCTTGCAGACAAAATAACCG AGGTTTTGGAACTTCTTTGTGAAGATCGGTTAACTGGTTATATGCTACAGTGGAAACTGGAAAGCATAACAAATGCGTCCTCGAAGTTTTTGAACACTGTTGCTTGCTATACTCATTTTCCTTTTTATTCGACAAAAAAGAACACAATGCCACTTTTTTAA
- the LOC143465355 gene encoding uncharacterized protein LOC143465355 isoform X2, giving the protein MTPSRFSFKRRRRQENEKGEEENLDRQQKRRKKKLKLKTLMWLTKKNGETQKPDKNQQQTLRRAFSVPCVHEKTPYITELFAHPSKSVERLRFPAVTVVNNNDAIYMDTYGPPTKDDLNNSVEQDKKNEEEKKERNTKESSQKSVEIFKEDSDVVIAPAFIGNSKDLTDHQTKKIDIEEESSFSEETLPNKRRRKSLDKLKSFGFISAVIIGLLLITILVLLADKITVLLSCPRLQQTSNTSSTTLPNVNAEQDLFSNP; this is encoded by the exons ATGACTCCTTCTAGGTTTTCATTCAAGCGACGCCGTCgacaagaaaatgaaaaaggtGAAGAAGAGAACTTGGACCGACAACAAaagagaagaaagaaaaaattaaaacttaagaCATTGATGTGGTTGACTAAGAAAAATGGGGAAACACAAAAACCTGACAAGAATCAGCAACAAACGTTAAGAA gAGCTTTTAGTGTTCCTTGTGTACATGAGAAGACACCTTATATAACAGAACTGTTTGCTCATCCTTCAAAGAGTGTAGAACGTCTAAGATTTCCAGCAGTAACTGTAGTGAATAACAATGACGCCATCTACATGGACACTTATGGACCACCGACAAAAGATGACCTTAACAATAGCGTCGAACAGGACAAGAAAA ATGAAGAGGAAAAGAAAGAGAGGAATACAAAAGAAAGCAGTCAAAAATCAGTAGA GATTTTTAAAGAAGACAGTGACGTTGTAATTGCCCCAGCTTTCATTGGAAACAGTAAAGATTTGACTGACCACCAGACAAAAAAAATCGATATAGAAGAAGAGTCGTCGTTTTCCGAGGAAACACTTCCAAATAAAAGGCGTAGGAAGAGTTTAGATAAGTTAAAATCATTTGGATTCATCTCAGCAGTCATCATTGGGTTGCTGCTGATAACGATCTTGGTACTTCTTGCAGACAAAATAACCG tGTTACTGTCTTGCCCTAGGCTTCAACAAACTTCCAAC ACATCAAGTACAACATTGCCTAACGTGAACGCTGAACAAGATTTGTTCAGTAATCCTTAA